CGTCGCTGCGCTGAACGAGGGCACGGACAGCCCGTACGCACTGTCGCACCTGGATGCGCTGGAGTCCGAGGCGGTGCACATCTTCCGCGAGGTGGCGGGCGAGTTCGAGCGGCCGGTGATTCTCTTCTCCGGCGGCAAGGACTCCATCGTCATGCTGCATCTGGCGCTGAAGGCCTTCGCCCCGGCCGCGATCCCCTTCTCGCTGCTGCACGTGGACACCGGACACAACTTCCCCGAGGTGCTGGAGTACCGCGACCGCGCGGTGGCGCAGCACAGTCTCCGGCTGCACGTGGCGTCCGTACAGGAGTACATCGACGCCGGGAAGCTGCGCGAGCGTCCCGACGGGACGCGCAACCCGCTGCAGACGGTGCCGCTGACCGAGGCGATTCAGCAGCACCGTTTCGACGCGGTGTTCGGGGGCGGCCGCCGTGACGAGGAGAAGGCGCGCGCCAAGGAGCGGGTGTTCTCGCTGCGCGACGAGTTCTCGCAGTGGGACCCGCGCCGCCAGCGGCCCGAGCTGTGGCAGCTCTACAACGGCCGCCACGCGCCCGGCGAGCACGTCCGGGTGTTCCCCCTGAGCAACTGGACCGAGCTGGACGTCTGGCAGTACATCGAGCGCGAGAAGATCGAGCTGCCCGAGATCTACTTCGCGCACGAGCGTGAGGTCTTCGCCCGTAACGGCATGTGGCTGACCGCCGGCGAGTGGGGCGGCCCCAAGGAGTCGGAGAGCGTCGAGACGCGGCTGATCCGCTACCGCACCGTCGGCGACATGTCCTGCACCGGCGCCGTCGACTCCGACGCCACCACGCTCGACGCCGTGATCGCCGAGATCGCCGCATCCCGGCTCACCGAGCGGGGCGCCACCCGCGCCGACGACAAGATGTCCGAGGCCGCGATGGAAGACCGCAAGCGCGAAGGGTACTTCTAGCCATGAGCACCACGACCGATCAGCTCGCCGGGATCTCGGCCACCACCCTGCTGCGTTTCGCCACCGCCGGGTCCGTCGACGACGGCAAGTCCACCCTCGTCGGGCGGCTGCTGCACGACTCCAAGTCGGTGCTGACCGACCAGCTGGAGGCCGTCGAGCACGCCTCCCGCTCACGCGGCCAGGAGACACCGGACCTGGCGCTGCTCACGGACGGTCTGCGGGCCGAGCGTGAGCAGGGCATCACCATCGATGTCGCCTACCGCTACTTCGCCACCGCGCGCAGGCGGTT
This window of the Streptomyces sp. SLBN-118 genome carries:
- the cysD gene encoding sulfate adenylyltransferase subunit CysD; this encodes MRAVAALNEGTDSPYALSHLDALESEAVHIFREVAGEFERPVILFSGGKDSIVMLHLALKAFAPAAIPFSLLHVDTGHNFPEVLEYRDRAVAQHSLRLHVASVQEYIDAGKLRERPDGTRNPLQTVPLTEAIQQHRFDAVFGGGRRDEEKARAKERVFSLRDEFSQWDPRRQRPELWQLYNGRHAPGEHVRVFPLSNWTELDVWQYIEREKIELPEIYFAHEREVFARNGMWLTAGEWGGPKESESVETRLIRYRTVGDMSCTGAVDSDATTLDAVIAEIAASRLTERGATRADDKMSEAAMEDRKREGYF